From Diaminobutyricibacter sp. McL0608, one genomic window encodes:
- a CDS encoding isoaspartyl peptidase/L-asparaginase family protein, which produces MATNIIDVAPNDEGFTLVLHGGAGGRVEELSLEASGLYEHGLRLAYEAGAAILSAGGSALDAVCETVRRLEDNPLFNAGRGAALTATGSAELDACVMTGEGKAGAVAVSRSAKNPVDVARAVLEESEHVLLVTPSDELVDSWGLERVRPEYFVTDARQRQLANVQARLLEGSRHGTVGAVAVDRSGAVAAATSTGGMVNQSDGRVGDTPVVGAGTYARDGVVAVSCTGQGESFIEGVVAHDIFARMRYGGAPLATAVASTIEGELDSRGAIGGIIAVGADGRLVVAHNSPAMFAAYRSETGLVTLT; this is translated from the coding sequence ATGGCTACCAACATCATCGATGTCGCGCCGAATGACGAGGGCTTCACCCTCGTCCTGCACGGTGGAGCGGGCGGGCGCGTCGAAGAGCTCTCCCTCGAGGCGAGTGGACTCTACGAGCACGGCCTCCGACTGGCCTACGAAGCCGGGGCGGCCATCCTCTCCGCCGGCGGTAGCGCGCTCGATGCGGTGTGCGAGACAGTGCGTCGGCTCGAGGACAACCCCCTGTTCAACGCGGGCCGCGGCGCCGCCCTGACCGCTACCGGGTCTGCAGAACTCGACGCGTGCGTGATGACAGGCGAGGGCAAGGCCGGCGCAGTCGCGGTCTCCCGTTCGGCCAAGAACCCGGTGGATGTGGCCCGCGCGGTACTCGAAGAGTCCGAGCATGTGCTCCTGGTGACGCCGAGCGACGAACTCGTCGACTCGTGGGGGCTGGAGCGGGTGCGGCCGGAGTACTTCGTGACGGATGCACGCCAGCGCCAGCTCGCGAACGTGCAGGCGCGCCTCCTCGAAGGCTCTCGTCATGGAACCGTCGGCGCTGTCGCCGTCGACCGCTCCGGCGCGGTCGCCGCCGCGACCTCGACCGGCGGGATGGTCAACCAGAGCGACGGGCGGGTCGGGGACACCCCCGTCGTCGGCGCAGGCACCTACGCGCGCGACGGTGTCGTCGCCGTCTCGTGCACCGGGCAGGGCGAGTCGTTCATCGAGGGCGTCGTCGCCCACGACATCTTCGCCCGCATGCGTTACGGCGGCGCACCGCTCGCGACCGCGGTGGCGTCCACGATCGAAGGCGAGCTCGACAGCCGCGGCGCGATCGGCGGCATCATCGCCGTCGGCGCTGACGGCCGTCTCGTTGTCGCGCACAATTCGCCTGCCATGTTCGCCGCCTACCGATCCGAGACGGGACTTGTCACCCTCACGTAA
- a CDS encoding M55 family metallopeptidase: protein MKVWISFDMEGVAGIVDWDQCRPDSGPSYALGCALLQDEVNAAIEGAIAGGATEVVLNDSHSRMANLDPRRIAGNAQYISGRHKPRYMMQGLDDTFDAIFFVGYHGSISGRPSTLSHTYNPEVFTRAAVNGIEVGESGINALVAEHFGVPIAFLSGDAVVQDETRPFAPDAVMVTTKESISRFSAKNLHPAESCTLIRAGAERAMRAVAAGSVRGTGIQAPTTLDLEFQTGDMAEVATWARGAERTAERAVRIEGDNLLQLFESFVAVNYITRQAGGR from the coding sequence ATGAAGGTCTGGATTTCGTTCGACATGGAAGGCGTCGCCGGCATCGTCGACTGGGACCAGTGCCGTCCGGACAGCGGACCGTCGTACGCGCTGGGCTGCGCGCTGCTGCAGGACGAGGTCAACGCCGCGATCGAGGGCGCCATCGCCGGCGGTGCGACCGAGGTCGTCCTCAACGATTCGCACAGCCGGATGGCCAACCTCGACCCGCGCCGAATCGCCGGCAATGCGCAGTACATCTCGGGCAGGCACAAGCCGCGCTACATGATGCAGGGTCTCGACGACACGTTCGACGCGATCTTCTTCGTCGGCTACCACGGCTCGATCTCGGGCCGCCCGTCGACGCTCTCCCACACCTACAACCCCGAGGTCTTCACCCGGGCAGCCGTCAACGGCATCGAGGTCGGCGAGAGCGGCATCAACGCACTCGTCGCCGAGCACTTCGGCGTGCCCATCGCGTTCCTCTCGGGCGACGCGGTCGTCCAGGACGAGACGAGGCCGTTCGCACCGGATGCCGTCATGGTCACGACCAAGGAGTCCATCTCCCGGTTCAGCGCGAAGAACCTGCACCCCGCAGAGTCGTGCACGCTGATCCGCGCCGGTGCCGAGCGCGCCATGCGCGCTGTCGCGGCCGGAAGCGTTCGCGGCACGGGCATCCAGGCGCCCACGACTCTCGATCTCGAATTCCAGACCGGGGACATGGCCGAGGTCGCCACCTGGGCACGGGGTGCCGAGCGCACTGCTGAACGCGCCGTGCGCATCGAAGGAGACAACCTCCTGCAGCTGTTCGAATCGTTTGTCGCGGTGAACTACATCACCCGTCAGGCAGGTGGACGCTGA